The Triticum dicoccoides isolate Atlit2015 ecotype Zavitan chromosome 6A, WEW_v2.0, whole genome shotgun sequence genome has a window encoding:
- the LOC119315103 gene encoding peroxisome biogenesis protein 5-like isoform X2 yields the protein MGTRHLITGQNNCAPDGASSSNPFGALANTLLGQSNKAESLRGLPGASVNVPTTSDYSGAPLSTLPGSENEFKQDQRPFAWGADFSRGGPANDWVESFRPPGHSAFGGPEANFAEFEQIYNNAGPTLGPALDGPPQRVLSGVLHSFILSGRAGVPFQAVPVPALGLSESDKQCIRDRSFIMAHHILADQPEEYIQAQVNTLLHSLDIDNSDRMKNPLHGPYPEMEEYWNQSQSALRSGPMHNAANNWITEFGKQNNNPEGWITEFGKQNNNPEGWAHSFVQQYGPNGWASEFEQHQSQMAMGQMGGANMVNLAAMQQSRMLAETLSSNNDPKFQMSRGELIIEDNQVKQGSASQSSDWADEFQTQDNANANSWADQFVHEELSQGSDSWVSEFSSEQNQGELKEKWVDEFSKLNVDDWAEEFSGGAFGESSADPWADEFQNQLSASKSSGSSRGVYVSSEMNPYVGHPNPMQEEQELFRKGLLSEAALPLEAEVLKNPDNAEGSRLLGVTHAENDDDQQWEQKQIQIPEGGMERIRYGRVHYRWRKKNP from the exons ATGGGGACGCGCCACCTCATCACCGGCCAGAACAACTGCGCCCCGGACGGGGCGTCCTCCTCCAACCCATTCGGCGCCCTCGCCAACACCCTCCTCGGCCAGTCCAACAAAGCGGAG TCACTAAGGGGACTTCCTGGAGCCTCAGTTAATGTTCCAACTACGTCTGATTATAGCGGAGCTCCACTGTCTACTCTCCCTGGCTCTGAGAATGAGTTCAAGCAAGATCAACGACCATTTGCATGG GGTGCCGACTTCAGTCGTGGGGGTCCTGCTAATGATTGGGTTGAATCTTTTCGCCCTCCGGGGCATTCTGCATTTGGAGGGCCAGAAGCAAACTTTGCAGAGTTTGAGCAAATTTATAACAATGCAGGCCCTACCTTGGGACCGGCCTTGGATG GTCCACCACAAAGGGTCttatctggtgttctgcattcttttATTCTAAGTGGCCGAGCTGGTGTGCCATTTCAAGCTGTCCCAGTACCAGCTCTTGGTTTGTCCGAATCCGACAAGCAATGTATACGTGATCGCAGCTTCATAATGGCACACCATATTTTGGCCGATCAACCTGAAGAATATATACAAGCACAG GTAAATACATTGCTGCATTCTCTTGATATTGACAATAGTGATCGAATGAAAAATCCCCTGCATGGGCCGTACCCAGAGATGGAGGAGTACTGGAATCAATCCCAAAGTGCTTTGAGATCTGGCCCAATGCACAATGCTGCAAATAATTGGATTACTGAGTTTGGCAAGCAAAATAATAACCCTGAGGGTTGGATCACTGAGTTTGGCAAGCAAAATAATAACCCTGAGGGTTGGGCGCACTCTTTTGTGCAGCAATATGGTCCCAATGGATGGGCCTCTGAGTTTGAACAG CATCAGTCTCAGATGGCCATGGGTCAGATGGGAGGAGCGAACATGGTGAATCTCGCAGCTATGCAGCAATCCCGTATGCTTGCGGAAACATTATCAAGTAACAATGACCCAAAATTCCAG ATGAGCCGTGGTGAACTTATTATAGAAGATAACCAAGTAAAACAAGGTTCAGCATCTCAATCCAGTGACTGGGCTGATGAATTTCAAACACAGGATAATGCTAATGCAAATTCTTGGGCAGATCAGTTTGTGCATGAAGAG CTTTCACAAGGGTCCGATAGTTGGGTTAGTGAGTTCTCTAGTGAACAGAATCAGGGTGAGCTCAAAGAGAAGTGGGTCGATGAGTTCTCCAAATTGAATGTGGATGATTGGGCAGAGGAGTTCAGTGGAGGAGCTTTTGGTGAGAGCTCTGCTGATCCATGGGCAGATGA GTTTCAGAACCAACTGTCAGCTTCCAAAAGTTCTGGCTCTTCTCGAGGGGTTTATGTTTCTTCTGAGATGAACCCATATGTTGGTCACCCTAATCCAATGCAGGAAGAGCAGGAACTCTTTCGGAAGGGCCTCTTAAGTGAAGCTGCTCTTCCTCTGGAGGCTGAAGTTTTAAAGAACCCTGATAATGCTGAAGGTTCGAGGTTGCTTGGAGTAACACATGCCGAAAATGATGATGACCAGCAG TGGGAGCAGAAACAAATACAGATACCCGAAGGAGGTATGGAGCGAATACGGTATGGACGTGTACACTATCGCTGGAGGAAAAAGAACCCTTAA
- the LOC119315103 gene encoding peroxisome biogenesis protein 5-like isoform X1, translated as MGTRHLITGQNNCAPDGASSSNPFGALANTLLGQSNKAESLRGLPGASVNVPTTSDYSGAPLSTLPGSENEFKQDQRPFAWGADFSRGGPANDWVESFRPPGHSAFGGPEANFAEFEQIYNNAGPTLGPALDGPPQRVLSGVLHSFILSGRAGVPFQAVPVPALGLSESDKQCIRDRSFIMAHHILADQPEEYIQAQVNTLLHSLDIDNSDRMKNPLHGPYPEMEEYWNQSQSALRSGPMHNAANNWITEFGKQNNNPEGWITEFGKQNNNPEGWAHSFVQQYGPNGWASEFEQHQSQMAMGQMGGANMVNLAAMQQSRMLAETLSSNNDPKFQMSRGELIIEDNQVKQGSASQSSDWADEFQTQDNANANSWADQFVHEELSQGSDSWVSEFSSEQNQGELKEKWVDEFSKLNVDDWAEEFSGGAFGESSADPWADEFQNQLSASKSSGSSRGVYVSSEMNPYVGHPNPMQEEQELFRKGLLSEAALPLEAEVLKNPDNAEGSRLLGVTHAENDDDQQAIAAMLRAQEANPTNLEVLLALGVSRHTNELEQEKH; from the exons ATGGGGACGCGCCACCTCATCACCGGCCAGAACAACTGCGCCCCGGACGGGGCGTCCTCCTCCAACCCATTCGGCGCCCTCGCCAACACCCTCCTCGGCCAGTCCAACAAAGCGGAG TCACTAAGGGGACTTCCTGGAGCCTCAGTTAATGTTCCAACTACGTCTGATTATAGCGGAGCTCCACTGTCTACTCTCCCTGGCTCTGAGAATGAGTTCAAGCAAGATCAACGACCATTTGCATGG GGTGCCGACTTCAGTCGTGGGGGTCCTGCTAATGATTGGGTTGAATCTTTTCGCCCTCCGGGGCATTCTGCATTTGGAGGGCCAGAAGCAAACTTTGCAGAGTTTGAGCAAATTTATAACAATGCAGGCCCTACCTTGGGACCGGCCTTGGATG GTCCACCACAAAGGGTCttatctggtgttctgcattcttttATTCTAAGTGGCCGAGCTGGTGTGCCATTTCAAGCTGTCCCAGTACCAGCTCTTGGTTTGTCCGAATCCGACAAGCAATGTATACGTGATCGCAGCTTCATAATGGCACACCATATTTTGGCCGATCAACCTGAAGAATATATACAAGCACAG GTAAATACATTGCTGCATTCTCTTGATATTGACAATAGTGATCGAATGAAAAATCCCCTGCATGGGCCGTACCCAGAGATGGAGGAGTACTGGAATCAATCCCAAAGTGCTTTGAGATCTGGCCCAATGCACAATGCTGCAAATAATTGGATTACTGAGTTTGGCAAGCAAAATAATAACCCTGAGGGTTGGATCACTGAGTTTGGCAAGCAAAATAATAACCCTGAGGGTTGGGCGCACTCTTTTGTGCAGCAATATGGTCCCAATGGATGGGCCTCTGAGTTTGAACAG CATCAGTCTCAGATGGCCATGGGTCAGATGGGAGGAGCGAACATGGTGAATCTCGCAGCTATGCAGCAATCCCGTATGCTTGCGGAAACATTATCAAGTAACAATGACCCAAAATTCCAG ATGAGCCGTGGTGAACTTATTATAGAAGATAACCAAGTAAAACAAGGTTCAGCATCTCAATCCAGTGACTGGGCTGATGAATTTCAAACACAGGATAATGCTAATGCAAATTCTTGGGCAGATCAGTTTGTGCATGAAGAG CTTTCACAAGGGTCCGATAGTTGGGTTAGTGAGTTCTCTAGTGAACAGAATCAGGGTGAGCTCAAAGAGAAGTGGGTCGATGAGTTCTCCAAATTGAATGTGGATGATTGGGCAGAGGAGTTCAGTGGAGGAGCTTTTGGTGAGAGCTCTGCTGATCCATGGGCAGATGA GTTTCAGAACCAACTGTCAGCTTCCAAAAGTTCTGGCTCTTCTCGAGGGGTTTATGTTTCTTCTGAGATGAACCCATATGTTGGTCACCCTAATCCAATGCAGGAAGAGCAGGAACTCTTTCGGAAGGGCCTCTTAAGTGAAGCTGCTCTTCCTCTGGAGGCTGAAGTTTTAAAGAACCCTGATAATGCTGAAGGTTCGAGGTTGCTTGGAGTAACACATGCCGAAAATGATGATGACCAGCAG